One Palaemon carinicauda isolate YSFRI2023 chromosome 4, ASM3689809v2, whole genome shotgun sequence DNA segment encodes these proteins:
- the LOC137639385 gene encoding uncharacterized protein codes for MTPMPSSSVTLVLVDLDRGYLFKCANRSNILEITLLQTTTYNPVDLGQVDRLHCTLKAALMSRYKDSNWFTQPPWFCLGLRTIPKDPLDVSAAEVMYGDLLVILDELFPSATSSDNPQRLVTLWENLLHVARLAHPLLSNIYRQICISATHIFLRNDTRKSLLTPPYMGPFLVIRLTLKAFLINVRGQEDWVSLDHLKKQENSNMDPRANSKGRVLKSIQVGR; via the exons atgactccaatgccatcctcctctgtgacgttagtactggtagacctagaccgtggataccttttcaaatgcgccaacaggt cgaatatcctagAAATCACCCTACTTCAGACAACCACTTATAACCCAGTTGACCTCGGACAGGTTGATCGTCTTCACtgtactctcaaagcagctttgatgtcccgctacaaggactccaactggtttactcagcctccctggTTCTGCCTGGGATTAAGGACAATTCCTAAGGACCcactggatgtctcggcagctgaagtgatgtatggcgacctgttggtcatcctTGACGAATtgtttccatctgcaacctcctcagaCAATCCCCAGCGCCTTGTtacattatgggaaaatttactccatgtcgccagacttgCACACCCTCTGCTAAGCAAcatataccgacagatctgcatttcggcaacgcacattttcctacgcaatgacactagaaAGTCACTGCTAACACCCCCTTatatgggccctttcctcgtgatccgtcttACGCTGAAAGCATTCCTCATCAACGTgcgtggccaagaagactgggtctctttGGATCACCTAAAGAAACaggaaaacagcaacatggatccaagagcaaactcaa AAGGTCGGGTTTTAAAGTCAATTCAGGTCGGACGCTGA